The Argonema galeatum A003/A1 genomic sequence TAGGGTAGCGTGTTTGCGCCAACCCTTAGACATCCAGAAAGGTTTAATCGACTCAGATCGATCGAGCGCTTGCATAAATTGTCTCGCCAGGGGAACCGGACAAGCGTATAAATCGAACCTCTGATAGCAGCCGATCAACTCTGACAAGTAAAGACCTCGCACATTAATTACCCCGTCAATATCCAGAAAAAGCACAATTTGTTGCATGGATATTTCCCTACATCGGCTCAAATACCATCTCAGGAATCAGTAATAGATCTGCATTTGAATGCACCAAACTAGCAATTCCCAAAAAGCGTTTGTCTTCGTCATAAATTCGCAACCCCCCCTCATTCCCCCCCGTTGACGGGGGGGAGGTAAGAGAGGGAAGAGAGGGAAGAGGGGGAAGAGGGGGAAGAGAGGTAAGAGAGGTAAGAGGGGTAAGAGAGGTAAGAGAGGTAAGAGAGGTAAGAGAGGTAAGAGGGGATAAAGGAATGCGCTGTCCTTGACACCAAGCTTTAGCATCTTTTGCTGGCAATGTGATTGCGGCTAAATGTTCTAAAGCTGCTGCTGGTGGAATGGGATTAAAGGTTTCTTGCTGTAGCTGTTGTTCCAATTCCTCGAAAGTTAGACTATCTGATAAGTTTAAGCCACAACTTTCGGTGCGAATTAAAGCCGCAAGTGTTCCGCCAGTTTTTAAGAGTGCGCCCAAATCCCGTGCGATCGCTCTAATATAAGTACCGGGGCCACAAGCGATCGCCACATCCACTTCTGGAAACTCCCCAGTTCGCCATGCCAATATTTCTATTTTATGTACTTCCACGGGTCTAGCCAAAACTTCAATTTTTTCTCCGGCGCGTGCTAAATCGTATAAGCGTTTACCCTGTACTTGAATTGCACTGTAATTGGGCGGTACTTGCTGAATTTTTCCCTCAAATTGCTTAAGTGCTGCTTTCACTTCCTCCAAAGTCAATCCAGTGACCGACTGGGAAGTGAGAATTTCCCCCTGTAAATCATCTGTAGTAGTAATTAATCCCAGTCTAATTGTCGCCTGGTAAGCTTTATCTGGCTGCAAATATTGCAATAGCCGAGTTGCCTTACCCAACGCGATCGGTAAAACGCCAGTAGCGGCTGGGTCTAAAGTCCCGCCATGTCCCACACGCTTGAGGCGTAACAGTCGCCGCACCCGCGCTACACAGTCGTGGGAAGTGATTCCGAATGGTTTGTTTAAGTTGAGAAAACCTTGCACGGGACAATCTTAATAAGTGTTTAATTAGTACCTTTAGGCGATGTAGTTGCCTGTGTGGTGGAACGCTGAAGTGCCGCTTTTAAGTCAATTTGAGAAAGCGATCGCACAAAACTAAGTGTGAGAGGTTCTCGACCTATTGATTCTACATAAGATGCACTCAAATAGGGTTGATATTGTGGGCGATTGGCAATATAAAATCCAAAAAAGGCCAAACCGAACGCCTTCGTATAGCTACGTGCCAAAGCCAGGTCTGGGCCAAGCACGGATTCGGGAAGTGGCAGATCTGACTCTGTTGGTGCCAGAGTAGAAAAGTGAGTGCCGTTTTTCATCACCACGAGGTACTTGTTTGGAGTAGTTAGCCAGGTGAAAGGCTGAATTTGTTCGGCTAAAGCGGGTGCGACGGTATCTGCGCTACCGGAAACGAACATCACCGGAATTTTGATCTGGCTAAGGCCATCCGGCCCCAGGATGCTGCTACTTATTGGGTTAATAGCGATCGCAGCCTTTATTCTTTCATCGCGCAAATTATTATATTGCGATGGCGGTAATAAAAGAGCCCGACACTGAAGTAAAAGCGATGTATTCCAGGAGTTATTGATAGCGGCACAATCTTTTTGCAGTTTCGGGAAGTTAAGAGTAGCACCAGCTAAAACTAGCGCCGTGTAACCACCAAAAGATTGACCGATCATACCAACTTCTCGCAGATTTATTTTACCTTTAAAAGCCGGATTGAACTGAGACAGAAGAGTGAGTTCATTCAGCAAAAACTTGATATCCAAAGGTCGATTAATAAACTCAATTGGTTCTGAGACTTCATTAGCTTTACCGCTGAGTAAATCCTGCAATTGTTGGGCATTGCTTCCCGGATGTTCGGGGACGGCGACAGCAAAACCATAGGAAGCTAAATGTTCTGCCAAATATACAAAAGTTTGGCGGTCTGAACCCAAACCGTGAGAGATGACAATTAACTTGGCTGGCGTTTGAGGCTGCTGAATTCCAGAGGAAATGGGGAGGTAAATATCTGCTAAAAACTGACGATGCCGGTTGGTATCATTCAGCTTGAGAGTTTCTTTTCGCCAGGTAAAAGAACCGCGTTGCTGTAAGTCTGGTAATTGAGATAAATTAACTGGCGAGTCTGCAACTGCGGCGGTAGATTGCTGGGAAACGAGTGCTAGAGCCTTTTCTGTTTGGTCGAATATGGTTGACAGTTCGTTGGCAATTTCCAGAGCGCGTGCCAAATCGATTCTAACGCTGGAGGTAGGAAACTTCCGCAGCACATTCAGCAGCGTCAAACCATCTCGATCGGCTGATGCTAAAATTAGTGCGGCGCGAATGGCGCGGGAACCCGTTTGACCGGAATCGGTTTTAATCACTTCTCCCAGGCGTTGCAGCAAAATTTCTGCTGGCGGCGTATAGAGAAACTGGGAAATCGGCACTGGGCTTACATCCAATCGCCTCAGCAGAAGATTGCGTAACTGCGCCTGCTGTTCCGGCTTGGCATATTGAATGTAAGGTGCCAAGTCGTCCTTAATTCTGCCTTGCTGGGCATAAGCTGCCAGGGAATCGACGGAAATCGATCGCTCCAGTATGTCGTAGGAGAGATAAACTCGCTCTGCTGCTGAAGCATTCGGAGTGGGTGCAACAGTGGGAAGCAGCCAAAATCCCAGTAAGATTCCCACCCAATTGAGCGGTTTTCTGGTATAATGAATCACCCGATCCAGATCAGGGCGTTTGACGACGGAATTTTCAGCCATAAAAAGCCGGACGATCTGTCAAAAAGGGTAAGAAAACTAATAGCAACCTATTTCCATACTGACCGATCGTAGCTCAAACGTCGAGGTTTATCTACCCCGCCGAGAAGACCCACACCATAGCAGCTTCTGCTTGGTGTTGGGATGAAAGGTGGGTCCTCATTGGGTACTCAATGTACCCAATGAGGACAAATCATGCTACTGTATTGTAATCTGCATTTTCTATAAAATGTTAGTTTACGAAGCCAAGCTAAAAGGAACAGAAACCCAGTACCGCATCATTGATGAGATGTTGCGGACTGGGCTTTTTGTTCGCAATAAAGCGTTGCGATACTGGATGGATAATCCAGGCGTAAACAACATGGACTTGAACAAATACTGCAAAGTCCTGGCTGACAACCCTGAATTTCCTTGGGTTAAAAAACTTAACTCAATGGCAAGACAGGCAATGGCTGAACGTGCTTGGTCAGCTATAGTTCGATTTTTTGATAACTGCAAACAGAAAGTACCAGGCAAAAAAGGTTATCCGAAATTCAAGCGTTCGCTGACCAGAGCATCAGTTGAATACAAAACCTGTGGTTGGAAGCTTTCAGAAGACAGGAAGTATATCACATTTACTGATAAATTCGGTGCTGGTACTTTCAAGCTTTGGGGAACTAGAGATTTACATTTTTACCAAATAGACCTTCTTAAGCGTGTTAGGATAGTTCGTCGTTCCGATGGATATTATGTACAGTTTTGCATTAATCACGAAAGGAAAGAAACCCATGAATTAACAGGTAGAATGTTAGGGCTAGATGTTGGGTTAAACCATTTCTACACCGATTCAGAAGGCAATCAAATAGAAAATCCTCGCTTTTTACGTCAAGGTGAAAAAGCACTCAAGAGAGCGCAACGCCAACTTTCACGAAAAAATATTGGGTCAAAAAATAGAAAGAAAGCCAAGAATCGCTTAGGTAGGAAACACCTAAAAGTTGAAAGGCAGCGTAAAGACTTTGTTGTAAAATTAGCAAGGTGCGTAATCCAGTCTAGTGACTTGGTAGCCATTGAAGACTTACAGGTAAAAAACATGGTGAAGAATCATCATTTAGCTAAATCAATTAGTGATGCTTCTTGGTCGATGTTTAGACAATGGCTTGAATATTTTGGTCAGGTATTTGGAGTACCAGTTGTAGCTGTCCCTCCGAACTATACATCACAGGATTGTTCTAATTGCGGTACGGTAGTTAAGAAAACCTTAAGCAATAGAACCCATCAATGCCCCGATTGTGGGCATATTCAAGATCGAGATTGGAACGCGGCTATTAATATTCTAAATATTGCGCTATCCATCTTAGGTAAAATGTTAGAAAATACCGTCGGGCAGACGGGAATTAACGCCTCTGGAGAGAATGGCCTCTGCTTGGTTGAGGAAACTCAATTAAGTAAGCCGACTCGTAGAAAGAGGAAGCCCAAAGAGCAATCTTTGGAATCCCGCGCTATATTCGGTACTCCGAATTAGCGCCGGGAGGATGTCAATCGCTCTGTGTCGCCACTTCGAGCCACCTGCACCACAAGAGAAGCTAACTCTCTCGCCACATTCCTCAACTCGATAAACTCTTGGGGTTTGCCTATGGGCGCGATACGATGAGGTTAGTATTGCAGCTAAACCTGTGGCAGCTGAATTTCTGGTCTTGAGGATGGTTGCAGCCCTGGTAGCCTTTCGACTTTTAAGCGCCAATAGTGAGGAGAGTCGGTATGGGACTTATTGACCGTATCCTGCGGGTAATTCGCGCCAATATAAATAATTTAATCGGTGAGGCGGAAGATCCGGAAAAGATTCTGGAACAGACAGTGCTGGATATGCAGGAAGATTTGATTCAGTTGCGGCAGGCTGTAGCTGGTGCGATCGCTACCAAAAAACGCACCGAACGAGATGTTAGCAACGCCCAGTCTAATGCTGCTTCTTGGTATAGCCGCGCTCAACTGGCTTTGCAAAAAGGCGATGACAACCTGGCGCGGGA encodes the following:
- the truB gene encoding tRNA pseudouridine(55) synthase TruB, which gives rise to MQGFLNLNKPFGITSHDCVARVRRLLRLKRVGHGGTLDPAATGVLPIALGKATRLLQYLQPDKAYQATIRLGLITTTDDLQGEILTSQSVTGLTLEEVKAALKQFEGKIQQVPPNYSAIQVQGKRLYDLARAGEKIEVLARPVEVHKIEILAWRTGEFPEVDVAIACGPGTYIRAIARDLGALLKTGGTLAALIRTESCGLNLSDSLTFEELEQQLQQETFNPIPPAAALEHLAAITLPAKDAKAWCQGQRIPLSPLTSLTSLTSLTSLTPLTSLTSLPPLPPLPSLPSLTSPPSTGGNEGGLRIYDEDKRFLGIASLVHSNADLLLIPEMVFEPM
- a CDS encoding alpha/beta hydrolase, whose protein sequence is MAENSVVKRPDLDRVIHYTRKPLNWVGILLGFWLLPTVAPTPNASAAERVYLSYDILERSISVDSLAAYAQQGRIKDDLAPYIQYAKPEQQAQLRNLLLRRLDVSPVPISQFLYTPPAEILLQRLGEVIKTDSGQTGSRAIRAALILASADRDGLTLLNVLRKFPTSSVRIDLARALEIANELSTIFDQTEKALALVSQQSTAAVADSPVNLSQLPDLQQRGSFTWRKETLKLNDTNRHRQFLADIYLPISSGIQQPQTPAKLIVISHGLGSDRQTFVYLAEHLASYGFAVAVPEHPGSNAQQLQDLLSGKANEVSEPIEFINRPLDIKFLLNELTLLSQFNPAFKGKINLREVGMIGQSFGGYTALVLAGATLNFPKLQKDCAAINNSWNTSLLLQCRALLLPPSQYNNLRDERIKAAIAINPISSSILGPDGLSQIKIPVMFVSGSADTVAPALAEQIQPFTWLTTPNKYLVVMKNGTHFSTLAPTESDLPLPESVLGPDLALARSYTKAFGLAFFGFYIANRPQYQPYLSASYVESIGREPLTLSFVRSLSQIDLKAALQRSTTQATTSPKGTN
- a CDS encoding RNA-guided endonuclease InsQ/TnpB family protein, yielding MLVYEAKLKGTETQYRIIDEMLRTGLFVRNKALRYWMDNPGVNNMDLNKYCKVLADNPEFPWVKKLNSMARQAMAERAWSAIVRFFDNCKQKVPGKKGYPKFKRSLTRASVEYKTCGWKLSEDRKYITFTDKFGAGTFKLWGTRDLHFYQIDLLKRVRIVRRSDGYYVQFCINHERKETHELTGRMLGLDVGLNHFYTDSEGNQIENPRFLRQGEKALKRAQRQLSRKNIGSKNRKKAKNRLGRKHLKVERQRKDFVVKLARCVIQSSDLVAIEDLQVKNMVKNHHLAKSISDASWSMFRQWLEYFGQVFGVPVVAVPPNYTSQDCSNCGTVVKKTLSNRTHQCPDCGHIQDRDWNAAINILNIALSILGKMLENTVGQTGINASGENGLCLVEETQLSKPTRRKRKPKEQSLESRAIFGTPN